From Parasphaerochaeta coccoides DSM 17374, a single genomic window includes:
- the prfB gene encoding peptide chain release factor 2 (programmed frameshift) — MFLQNKSKFEEIKEEAYTVWRRLDSTGIEKQIQELEAKTTLPDFWNDKEKAEKTFSDLSSLKDSFFPWRDLKKRIDDVGDLIDLYANEDDESLVQELDSQILDIEKEFHPLKVKTLLSQRFDKNDCFLSIHAGAGGTEASDWAAMLMRMYLRWCERNGFKSEILDMQEDEGGIKSTTIRVSGQYAFGYLKGEAGVHRLVRISPFDSQKRRHTSFTSVYASPVIDDEIEIDIKPEDIRLDTYRAGGAGGQHVNKTDSAVRITHFESGIVVQCQNERSQFMNKEVAFKMLRSRLYEYYKEKQEQEHQKTAIAKKGITWGSQIRSYVFQPYTMVKDHRTNCQVGNIQAVMDGDIDDFIEQFLQWDGNTPVES; from the exons ATGTTTTTGCAGAATAAAAGCAAATTTGAAGAAATAAAAGAAGAAGCATACACCGTATGGAGGCGTCTT GACTCAACGGGAATAGAAAAGCAGATACAAGAGCTTGAAGCCAAGACCACGCTGCCTGATTTCTGGAATGACAAGGAGAAGGCGGAGAAGACCTTCTCTGATTTATCTTCGTTGAAGGATTCATTCTTTCCTTGGCGTGACTTGAAGAAAAGGATAGATGATGTCGGTGACCTCATTGACTTGTACGCTAATGAGGATGATGAATCCCTTGTCCAGGAACTTGATTCACAGATTCTGGATATTGAGAAAGAGTTTCATCCGCTCAAGGTCAAGACGCTCCTGTCCCAGCGTTTTGACAAGAACGATTGTTTCCTGTCAATTCACGCCGGAGCTGGCGGGACGGAAGCCAGTGATTGGGCGGCCATGCTGATGCGCATGTACCTGAGATGGTGCGAGCGTAATGGTTTCAAGAGCGAAATACTGGACATGCAGGAAGATGAGGGCGGTATAAAGAGTACGACAATCAGGGTATCAGGGCAGTATGCCTTCGGATATCTCAAGGGAGAGGCGGGCGTTCATCGCTTGGTGAGGATTAGTCCCTTCGACTCCCAGAAGCGGAGGCATACATCGTTTACGTCGGTCTACGCGTCTCCGGTCATCGACGATGAGATTGAAATTGATATCAAGCCGGAGGACATCCGTCTGGACACCTATCGTGCCGGTGGTGCCGGAGGACAACATGTGAACAAGACTGATTCGGCAGTGCGCATCACCCATTTTGAGTCCGGGATTGTAGTGCAGTGTCAGAATGAACGCAGTCAGTTCATGAACAAGGAAGTTGCTTTCAAGATGCTCCGGAGCCGTCTGTATGAGTATTATAAGGAAAAACAGGAACAGGAGCACCAAAAGACTGCCATAGCAAAAAAGGGCATTACATGGGGAAGTCAGATTCGTTCCTATGTCTTCCAGCCGTATACGATGGTCAAGGATCACCGGACGAACTGTCAGGTCGGTAACATACAGGCTGTCATGGATGGCGACATCGATGATTTCATTGAACAGTTCCTCCAGTGGGATGGAAACACGCCAGTCGAAAGCTAA
- a CDS encoding ABC transporter ATP-binding protein, whose protein sequence is MTHSEKDILKFDNVTKSYPLPDNSKGRVMVFENITFGIEKGVSVAITGRSGSGKSTFLHVAAGLASPDSGTVLYKGEDIAAFSSQKTSKFRSTDVGFIFQANYLLTDFTALENVMLAAQAAGTSERKARTRAQELLSYVGLSDRLSHKPSELSGGEIQRVAMARAVMNKPSIIFADEPTGALDEENAAMVEQMLFSLVKEENLTLFLVSHDAVLSEKCDRRYLLSRRNLERLS, encoded by the coding sequence ATGACACATTCTGAAAAAGATATCCTGAAATTTGACAATGTCACCAAGTCATATCCTCTGCCGGACAATTCCAAGGGCAGGGTGATGGTATTCGAAAACATCACCTTTGGAATTGAGAAAGGTGTAAGCGTTGCTATCACAGGCAGGAGTGGCAGCGGGAAAAGCACTTTCCTCCATGTCGCAGCCGGACTTGCTTCCCCTGACAGTGGAACTGTCCTGTATAAAGGAGAAGATATTGCGGCTTTCTCATCTCAGAAGACAAGCAAGTTTCGTTCCACTGATGTCGGTTTTATTTTCCAGGCAAATTACCTCCTTACGGATTTCACTGCTTTGGAAAACGTCATGCTTGCCGCGCAGGCGGCTGGAACTTCTGAAAGGAAAGCCCGGACAAGGGCGCAGGAACTGCTTTCCTATGTCGGCCTGTCCGATCGGCTTTCCCACAAGCCATCTGAACTGTCAGGCGGAGAGATACAGAGGGTCGCCATGGCACGGGCAGTGATGAACAAACCAAGCATCATTTTTGCCGATGAGCCTACCGGCGCCTTGGACGAGGAAAATGCCGCTATGGTGGAACAGATGCTTTTCTCCTTGGTAAAGGAGGAGAATCTAACACTTTTTCTGGTAAGTCATGATGCTGTCCTGTCAGAAAAATGTGATCGCCGCTATCTCCTTTCTCGCAGAAACTTGGAGCGACTTTCATGA
- a CDS encoding ABC transporter permease has translation MPVGRITWRYAFSRQNRHRVTAVLLAFGICCAMTALVLVLAFMDQLQMMRFDDIKILDSYSLHVVPDDTSRDGAMNALSMLSEIEGVTKGILFSEIPAIAYTGDGGGRLMRIRALDEMGFAYTQNGKSMEIYAGAQPAADASIPEILVSWEQLQNVAMGGTQVMRVTVLARGRTSAAVPRDFTVRPSGIFSSALPEFNSSVMFMSLESLLALVPSSSVRIGLVVDETKVTSQAMASSIRALHPSWQVMTWQEQYASLYGAMMLEKGMMTIMIGFLMLVMAFMLLHASRRLLRDKQRELAMLEVIGFGRSSLLTISVLQSLCVAACGLIGGFLLSHVLALTFPSLLSGIATLSRGLTGYAPAILTLPLILKVDVVFYAFFSCAVLGVISLFSFLAARKLISRNIMESILHDTF, from the coding sequence ATGCCGGTGGGTCGGATAACGTGGAGATATGCTTTCTCACGGCAGAATCGGCATCGCGTCACGGCTGTCCTCCTTGCTTTCGGCATCTGTTGCGCCATGACAGCGCTTGTCCTGGTTCTTGCATTCATGGATCAACTTCAGATGATGCGTTTTGATGATATCAAGATTCTTGATTCGTATTCCCTCCATGTCGTTCCTGACGACACATCACGTGACGGGGCAATGAATGCGCTTTCCATGCTTTCTGAAATTGAAGGAGTGACGAAGGGAATCCTTTTCTCGGAAATTCCCGCAATCGCCTATACCGGCGATGGCGGTGGGAGGCTGATGAGGATTCGGGCTCTTGATGAAATGGGTTTTGCATACACGCAGAATGGGAAAAGCATGGAAATTTATGCTGGAGCGCAACCAGCGGCTGACGCTTCAATCCCGGAAATCCTTGTTTCATGGGAGCAGCTGCAAAACGTAGCCATGGGGGGGACACAGGTGATGCGCGTGACAGTCCTTGCCAGAGGTCGGACAAGTGCCGCCGTACCACGGGATTTCACGGTACGTCCAAGCGGAATATTCTCCTCCGCATTGCCGGAATTCAATTCGTCAGTCATGTTCATGTCGTTGGAATCATTGCTTGCTCTCGTTCCTTCTTCATCTGTACGGATTGGCCTTGTGGTCGATGAGACAAAAGTGACGAGCCAAGCAATGGCATCGTCCATCCGTGCTCTCCATCCCTCATGGCAGGTGATGACGTGGCAGGAACAATATGCATCGCTCTATGGCGCCATGATGCTTGAAAAAGGAATGATGACCATAATGATAGGCTTCCTGATGCTCGTCATGGCTTTCATGCTTCTCCACGCATCACGAAGACTTCTCCGTGACAAGCAGAGGGAACTTGCAATGCTTGAAGTAATTGGATTCGGACGGAGCAGTCTCCTTACGATATCCGTGCTGCAATCCCTCTGTGTCGCGGCCTGCGGGCTTATTGGCGGATTCCTGCTTTCCCATGTGCTGGCATTGACATTCCCATCGTTGCTTTCCGGCATAGCGACGCTTTCCCGCGGACTGACGGGATATGCGCCGGCTATCCTGACACTGCCGCTTATCCTGAAGGTGGACGTTGTGTTCTACGCGTTTTTTTCCTGTGCCGTGCTTGGGGTGATATCCTTGTTCTCGTTCCTTGCCGCCAGGAAACTTATCTCCCGGAACATCATGGAGAGCATACTGCATGACACATTCTGA
- a CDS encoding chorismate mutase encodes MQSPTYTALRGAIQVEHDVPEDVDNAVKRLFSELLLVNAIDETDIGMIFFTMTSDLHSRNPAASLRKFFPKVSTTALFCMQEAEIDGMLEKVIRILIVTTYPLGRHGENVYMDGARVLRPEFAR; translated from the coding sequence ATGCAAAGTCCGACATATACAGCCTTGCGCGGAGCAATCCAGGTTGAGCATGATGTGCCTGAAGATGTTGACAACGCAGTAAAGCGTCTGTTCAGTGAGCTTTTGCTGGTCAATGCAATAGACGAGACTGACATTGGTATGATTTTCTTCACGATGACATCTGATCTTCATTCCCGCAATCCTGCGGCTTCACTGCGTAAGTTTTTTCCGAAGGTTTCCACGACTGCCTTGTTCTGTATGCAGGAAGCTGAAATTGACGGAATGTTGGAAAAAGTAATACGCATCCTTATAGTCACCACGTATCCTCTTGGTCGTCATGGAGAAAATGTGTACATGGATGGTGCGCGTGTCTTACGACCGGAATTTGCTCGCTGA
- a CDS encoding DUF1015 domain-containing protein, with translation MTATYHEKLEDVAIRPTTILLPNPEINMEKWAVIACDQFTSEKEYWERAFSFIGNAPSTLFMSLPECYLTEAGNEEQIALIHKAMNTYFDQGVFTTVEDSFILVERQMKSGALRLGLVAALDLEAYDYSPTSVSLVRATEGTILSRIPPRKKIRMGAPLELPHILVLIDDPSCSVIEPVYNTCSHDAPLYDFHLMAGGGHVRGWKVSAVDDMESIADALLALKTSLDPSNPLLYAIGDGNHSLATAKNCWEDIKKTLSDTEKLFHPSRWALVELGNIHDPALEFEPIHRVLFSCDKNDFLHALSSLCGSYELRPVVLPGEVRRSVQSYKGSGQVFGMISSTDSELCIVHDPQTSLSAATVQLTIDSLLSSGKAEVDYIHGEEATIKLGIQAGNIGLILPDIAKSSFFPSIRMDKVLPRKTFSMGHAEEKRYYIEARKIIP, from the coding sequence ATGACCGCCACGTACCATGAAAAACTTGAAGACGTCGCCATCAGACCCACTACAATCCTGTTGCCCAATCCGGAGATAAACATGGAAAAATGGGCTGTCATCGCCTGTGACCAGTTTACTTCAGAAAAAGAATATTGGGAACGTGCCTTTTCATTCATCGGAAACGCTCCCAGTACCTTGTTCATGTCACTTCCGGAATGTTATCTGACGGAAGCAGGCAATGAGGAACAGATTGCTTTGATTCATAAAGCAATGAACACATACTTTGATCAGGGAGTTTTCACCACGGTGGAGGATTCCTTCATCCTGGTGGAAAGGCAGATGAAGTCAGGTGCGCTGCGGCTCGGTTTGGTCGCTGCCTTGGATTTGGAAGCATACGACTATTCCCCAACTTCAGTGAGTCTGGTACGGGCGACGGAAGGAACCATCCTCTCCCGCATTCCGCCACGCAAGAAGATAAGGATGGGCGCGCCTCTTGAACTACCACATATTTTGGTTCTGATTGACGATCCTTCCTGTTCGGTCATAGAGCCGGTTTACAACACGTGTAGTCATGATGCCCCCCTATATGATTTTCACCTCATGGCGGGCGGCGGTCATGTCCGGGGATGGAAAGTCTCGGCAGTGGATGACATGGAAAGCATAGCTGATGCATTATTGGCATTGAAAACATCGCTCGATCCATCCAATCCCCTGCTCTATGCAATCGGAGACGGGAACCACAGCCTGGCCACAGCCAAAAACTGCTGGGAGGATATAAAGAAAACTCTTTCTGACACGGAAAAACTATTCCATCCTTCCCGATGGGCGCTTGTTGAACTGGGGAACATCCATGATCCCGCGCTTGAGTTCGAGCCAATCCATAGAGTCCTTTTCTCATGCGACAAAAACGACTTTCTCCATGCCCTGTCATCTCTTTGCGGTTCTTATGAACTTCGGCCTGTCGTACTGCCTGGAGAAGTCAGGAGGTCCGTTCAATCCTACAAAGGAAGCGGACAAGTCTTCGGCATGATTTCTTCCACGGATTCAGAACTCTGCATCGTACATGACCCACAGACATCCTTAAGTGCCGCTACGGTACAACTGACCATTGATTCCCTGCTATCTTCCGGGAAAGCCGAGGTTGATTACATACATGGGGAGGAAGCAACAATCAAGCTGGGGATTCAGGCAGGAAACATTGGCCTCATTTTGCCTGACATAGCAAAAAGTTCTTTTTTCCCGTCAATACGAATGGATAAGGTTCTACCCAGAAAGACCTTCTCCATGGGACACGCCGAGGAAAAACGATATTACATCGAAGCGCGGAAAATTATTCCCTAA
- a CDS encoding septum formation initiator, whose translation MTRKYLVSFTISFIILVSLGIGIFGKHGVISNRILRQTLEDKLYAEEMLRLQVEELERTEKEVSQGDELKDVAFRLGYTMDGDTVYYFSEPDVFDPLEDDKNEVNSQDGGKDFSGLSFGVISAIAGGISLAVIATMMLAGKRRSFRDDDIGWKKLPGDGQREKYDDYF comes from the coding sequence ATGACAAGAAAATACCTTGTATCATTTACAATAAGCTTCATCATTCTTGTGTCATTAGGCATAGGAATCTTTGGCAAACATGGAGTCATTAGCAACAGAATTCTCCGACAAACGCTTGAGGATAAGCTCTATGCAGAGGAGATGCTTCGTCTTCAAGTCGAGGAGTTGGAACGTACGGAAAAAGAAGTTTCACAGGGCGATGAGCTGAAGGATGTTGCTTTCCGGTTAGGGTACACCATGGACGGTGACACCGTTTATTATTTTTCCGAACCAGATGTCTTTGACCCCTTGGAGGATGATAAGAACGAGGTGAACAGCCAAGACGGAGGAAAAGATTTTTCTGGTCTTTCCTTCGGTGTCATTTCAGCGATAGCCGGGGGGATATCACTGGCTGTGATTGCCACAATGATGCTTGCCGGAAAAAGACGTAGTTTCCGTGATGACGACATTGGCTGGAAGAAGCTGCCAGGAGACGGTCAAAGGGAGAAATATGACGATTATTTTTAA
- the ftsY gene encoding signal recognition particle-docking protein FtsY, with translation MFKSLGMKLKALFGAKTYDEGFFEELEDTLIESDLGPRLSMEISDMVRQEAKSGKLKTHADFLRFVSDILKEKVAPWVYQPASSPQVFLVLGVNGVGKTTTIAKLAYHFHLQGKKVLLAAADTFRAAAADQLELHAERIGVRIVRQADGSDPGAVVYDAITSAQARHEDIILVDTAGRMHNKENLLRELQKIDKIIANKNISADSYKKFLVLDATTGQNALSQAELFHQAVKLDAVILTKYDSAAKGGTVIRIGEKLGLPIAYVGTGEKYTDLESFNAEKFLSDLVSL, from the coding sequence ATGTTCAAAAGTCTTGGTATGAAGCTGAAAGCGCTTTTTGGCGCAAAGACATATGATGAAGGTTTTTTTGAAGAACTTGAGGATACTCTTATTGAGTCCGACCTTGGTCCCCGTCTTTCCATGGAGATATCTGACATGGTGAGACAGGAAGCCAAGTCCGGAAAACTGAAGACACATGCTGATTTCCTACGTTTTGTCAGTGATATCCTGAAAGAAAAAGTAGCTCCGTGGGTTTATCAGCCTGCGTCATCTCCCCAGGTTTTTCTTGTCCTTGGAGTGAACGGAGTCGGTAAGACTACCACCATCGCCAAACTTGCCTATCATTTTCATTTACAAGGTAAGAAAGTCCTTCTGGCTGCCGCCGATACATTTCGGGCAGCCGCCGCTGACCAGCTTGAGCTGCATGCCGAGAGGATAGGTGTGCGGATTGTGCGACAGGCTGATGGCAGTGACCCCGGCGCGGTGGTCTATGATGCGATTACCAGTGCTCAGGCGCGTCATGAGGACATCATCCTCGTGGATACAGCGGGGCGTATGCATAATAAGGAAAATTTACTTCGTGAATTACAGAAAATTGATAAGATCATCGCAAACAAGAATATTTCGGCTGACAGCTATAAGAAGTTCCTCGTCCTTGATGCAACGACCGGACAGAATGCCTTGAGCCAGGCTGAGCTGTTTCATCAGGCGGTGAAACTTGACGCTGTCATCCTGACAAAATATGACAGTGCTGCGAAGGGCGGAACTGTCATCCGGATAGGGGAAAAGCTCGGCTTGCCGATTGCTTATGTCGGTACAGGAGAAAAATATACTGATCTTGAGAGTTTCAACGCCGAAAAGTTCCTCTCTGACCTTGTCAGTCTGTAA
- a CDS encoding ribonuclease Z: MNFEIFVLGTSGMMPLPGRFLTSALLRREGELFLFDCGEGTQVTLKMLNLKWKKINSIFISHMHADHVTGLPGILMLSSQVERDTPLYIYGPRKLKEYIEANRRILDMYINYEIIVIPVEPGRIFETDEYFVEAFELNHTKPCLGYSFIEKERPGEFNPEAAATLGIPRGPLWGQLQKGNTVTLEDGREIHPDAVMGLPRGGRKFSYVTDSLYFPAIAEHVKDADFFLCEGMFENALEASAVEKKHMTAVQAARIAHDAHVKKMGLFHYSPRYTDKEIKKLVEEARAVFPRTIHTRDRMCFTIPLPQD; encoded by the coding sequence ATGAATTTCGAGATATTTGTACTTGGAACCAGTGGCATGATGCCACTGCCCGGACGCTTTCTTACCAGTGCGCTCCTGCGCAGGGAAGGGGAACTGTTCCTTTTTGATTGTGGAGAAGGTACCCAGGTCACGCTGAAGATGCTGAACCTGAAATGGAAGAAAATTAATTCAATTTTTATTTCACATATGCATGCCGACCATGTAACAGGTCTTCCCGGCATCCTGATGCTTTCAAGTCAGGTTGAGAGAGACACCCCGCTGTATATCTACGGTCCGCGGAAACTCAAGGAATATATCGAGGCAAACAGACGTATCCTGGACATGTATATCAATTATGAGATCATTGTCATTCCTGTAGAGCCAGGACGCATCTTTGAGACTGATGAATATTTTGTCGAGGCTTTTGAGCTGAACCATACAAAACCCTGTCTTGGATATTCTTTCATAGAGAAGGAACGTCCAGGGGAGTTCAATCCGGAAGCTGCCGCCACGCTGGGAATTCCCAGAGGGCCTCTGTGGGGACAGCTTCAGAAAGGGAATACAGTAACCCTGGAGGATGGCAGGGAAATTCATCCTGATGCTGTCATGGGGTTGCCACGGGGAGGGCGGAAGTTTTCCTATGTGACGGACTCTCTTTACTTTCCTGCAATTGCCGAACATGTGAAGGATGCTGATTTCTTCCTTTGTGAAGGGATGTTTGAAAATGCGCTGGAAGCAAGCGCCGTGGAAAAGAAACACATGACAGCTGTCCAAGCTGCCCGTATTGCCCACGATGCCCATGTGAAGAAAATGGGACTTTTTCACTATAGCCCACGGTATACTGACAAGGAAATCAAGAAGTTGGTCGAGGAAGCGCGCGCCGTTTTCCCGCGAACGATTCATACAAGGGATCGGATGTGCTTTACCATCCCTCTGCCACAGGATTAG
- a CDS encoding L-threonylcarbamoyladenylate synthase: protein MEHELVISRQDERSAEVVVQCLLADHAVILPCDTIYGLSARVPQGENLLREIKGRSADKSFLVLATLEMARSLSGGHLPPGLEEIWPAPLTAIVNTQDGGTIGIRVPDDVFIQKILEMVGTPIYSTSVNVSGEKAMLSFDEIFSHYGMDERIALFVIGSSSVGTTMASTIVDCTVRPYRILRQGAYDATTLIRE, encoded by the coding sequence ATGGAGCATGAATTGGTGATAAGCCGACAGGATGAAAGGAGTGCGGAGGTGGTAGTGCAATGTCTGCTTGCCGACCATGCTGTCATACTTCCTTGTGATACTATCTACGGGTTGTCAGCCCGTGTCCCCCAAGGAGAAAATCTCCTCAGGGAAATCAAAGGACGCAGCGCCGACAAATCTTTCTTGGTTCTCGCCACTCTGGAGATGGCCCGCAGCTTGTCGGGCGGACATCTGCCGCCTGGACTGGAGGAAATCTGGCCGGCTCCTTTGACTGCAATCGTCAATACACAAGATGGCGGCACCATAGGCATCCGGGTTCCTGATGATGTATTCATACAAAAAATCTTGGAAATGGTTGGCACTCCTATCTATTCGACAAGTGTCAACGTCTCTGGGGAGAAAGCAATGCTTTCATTTGACGAGATTTTTTCTCATTACGGTATGGATGAACGCATTGCCCTGTTCGTCATAGGTTCATCGTCTGTCGGTACCACCATGGCTTCGACAATCGTTGATTGCACGGTTCGTCCGTACAGAATCCTGCGACAGGGTGCCTATGACGCGACTACCCTGATTAGGGAATAA
- a CDS encoding thiamine diphosphokinase — MDDTRDAQGMKDEMAAILIAGGEAPSFLPWKSEDLVGMRVVAADSGWDTALRLGIPVNLLVGDMDSVTDRDIPSSVDVRRFPVAKDDSDTALALKVITHEWRADVWHLVGGGGGRLDHLADIFTLFRTYGPPVSWHTAHEKLVLVTSEAAIDVSSPGARVSLIPAWGDARSHVTTRGLAWDVQDYPVNAGNISLSNISHGTVFHVSVTGDPVFVITDITDIRNQARDIH; from the coding sequence ATGGACGATACAAGGGATGCGCAAGGGATGAAGGATGAAATGGCAGCTATTCTGATTGCCGGAGGGGAAGCTCCTTCCTTTCTTCCGTGGAAATCCGAGGATTTGGTCGGTATGCGGGTCGTTGCGGCTGACAGTGGATGGGATACTGCTCTTAGGTTAGGCATTCCGGTCAATCTGCTGGTAGGGGATATGGATTCCGTGACTGACAGGGATATCCCGTCCAGTGTGGATGTGCGTCGGTTTCCTGTAGCCAAGGATGATAGTGATACGGCACTTGCATTGAAGGTCATCACCCATGAATGGCGGGCTGACGTCTGGCATCTTGTCGGTGGAGGAGGTGGGAGACTTGATCATCTGGCGGATATCTTTACCTTGTTCAGGACATACGGGCCTCCCGTGTCGTGGCATACTGCACATGAAAAACTCGTACTGGTGACATCCGAGGCTGCCATTGACGTATCATCCCCCGGAGCCAGGGTTTCCCTCATTCCTGCATGGGGGGATGCCCGTTCTCACGTGACAACACGTGGTTTAGCATGGGATGTGCAGGATTATCCTGTGAATGCAGGCAACATAAGTCTGTCGAACATCTCACATGGCACCGTCTTTCATGTTTCAGTCACAGGGGATCCTGTCTTTGTTATTACGGATATCACTGATATCAGGAACCAGGCACGGGATATACACTGA
- a CDS encoding Dam family site-specific DNA-(adenine-N6)-methyltransferase: MDFMTAKEASALWGISQRRVALLCSENRIDGAEMMGKMWLIPNTATKPDDARSLRFQPLECLPVKPFVKWAGGKAQILDEIRRLYPSGLGATITKYAEPFVGGGAVLFDILSKYQLDEIYISDINRELIATYTHIRDDVGELVDALRTMEQEYIPASDDDRKEYYYEKRERFNHLKAESDTSVEVAALFIYLNRTCFNGLYRVNSKGGFNVPMGSYKNPTICDENNLAAVSERLQNVEIVCGDYKESWSFIDKRTFAYFDPPYRPLSDTASFTSYAQDGFDDDKQEELARFIKELSRKGAYVVASNSDPKNTNEGDNFFDELYNSLSIARISASRTINSVGDKRGRVSELLISNCEAIRV, translated from the coding sequence ATGGATTTTATGACTGCAAAAGAAGCATCTGCGCTTTGGGGAATCTCGCAAAGGCGAGTGGCACTTCTGTGTTCAGAAAACAGGATTGATGGTGCCGAAATGATGGGGAAGATGTGGCTGATTCCAAACACGGCGACAAAGCCTGATGATGCCAGGAGCTTGCGCTTCCAACCGCTTGAATGCCTGCCTGTTAAACCATTTGTGAAATGGGCAGGAGGCAAAGCTCAGATATTAGATGAGATACGACGCTTATATCCATCTGGATTAGGAGCGACAATCACGAAATACGCCGAACCATTTGTCGGTGGCGGTGCAGTGTTGTTTGATATTCTTAGCAAGTATCAGCTTGACGAAATATATATAAGTGACATTAACCGCGAGTTAATCGCAACGTATACACACATTCGAGACGACGTTGGCGAACTCGTTGATGCTCTCAGAACTATGGAGCAAGAGTATATTCCAGCTTCGGATGATGACCGTAAAGAATACTATTATGAAAAGCGTGAACGCTTCAATCATCTGAAAGCAGAATCCGATACGAGCGTAGAAGTCGCAGCCTTATTCATTTACCTGAATCGGACTTGCTTCAACGGGTTGTACCGCGTCAATAGCAAGGGCGGGTTCAATGTTCCGATGGGGAGCTACAAGAACCCGACTATTTGTGATGAAAACAATCTGGCAGCGGTGTCCGAACGTTTACAGAATGTCGAAATTGTCTGCGGCGACTACAAAGAATCGTGGAGCTTCATAGACAAGAGGACTTTTGCTTATTTTGATCCTCCTTATCGACCGCTTTCCGATACAGCGAGCTTCACATCATATGCCCAAGATGGGTTTGATGATGATAAGCAGGAAGAACTTGCCCGGTTCATTAAGGAATTGAGCCGAAAGGGCGCGTATGTCGTCGCAAGCAATTCTGATCCGAAGAATACCAATGAGGGTGATAACTTTTTTGATGAACTTTACAACTCACTTTCTATTGCCAGAATTTCTGCAAGTCGCACCATCAATTCCGTTGGTGATAAACGCGGACGGGTAAGTGAGTTGTTGATTTCTAATTGTGAGGCGATAAGAGTATGA
- a CDS encoding ABC transporter permease, with product MIRMLVSRRVGTRTTAPARLRQIVRMMPVVLTTALVVVAQLFVSGMIEGIVRKYTLVSDGTYTIRSNGSEPVDVPSLVRSVRSDIREIVPVINGAALAYAGDEAVPLRLKGVDTETYFSGERAEAINFHGIRTTVSGAALPLLLSKDTAAELGVGTGDRLTLMLIPDGTRTAARPVLAAVVAVFSTGYSELDKRIAFVEAKDARKYFSSPSAVVWEIVTDSPVSSHIQNLIQNELPASYEVVSLKETQPTIFENLLVSQRTLTLVFVLIAILAGYFVSTIGQEFIQDDRSAIATLKLMGFPRREISWTYLVMIIGMTSVGLVTGIFIGWIIALATKPLLLNLSTAGIPALSQYLLDFTISISVVDALMVFIVFLAVSVLSALLSIRRVQDIMPLD from the coding sequence ATGATTCGGATGCTTGTTTCGCGGAGAGTCGGAACCCGTACGACAGCGCCTGCAAGACTCCGGCAGATTGTGCGCATGATGCCAGTTGTCCTCACGACAGCCTTGGTAGTCGTTGCCCAGCTTTTTGTCTCCGGAATGATTGAAGGTATAGTGCGTAAATATACATTGGTCTCCGATGGTACATATACGATTCGTAGCAATGGTTCCGAACCTGTGGATGTCCCGTCATTGGTCAGGAGTGTCCGTTCCGACATCAGGGAAATCGTTCCCGTGATTAACGGAGCTGCCTTGGCGTATGCGGGTGATGAGGCCGTTCCGCTTCGACTCAAAGGCGTGGATACAGAGACTTATTTTTCAGGCGAAAGAGCAGAGGCAATCAATTTTCACGGAATCCGAACTACTGTCAGTGGAGCCGCTTTGCCCTTGCTGCTCAGTAAAGATACTGCTGCTGAACTCGGTGTCGGAACAGGCGACCGGCTGACACTCATGTTGATTCCAGATGGCACGCGGACTGCCGCCAGACCAGTACTGGCCGCCGTCGTTGCTGTTTTCTCTACTGGCTATAGTGAACTTGACAAGAGAATAGCTTTTGTCGAAGCCAAAGATGCCCGGAAATATTTTTCCTCACCGTCCGCTGTTGTCTGGGAAATCGTGACAGATTCCCCTGTATCCTCTCATATCCAGAATCTCATCCAGAACGAGCTTCCTGCCTCATATGAAGTGGTATCTTTGAAGGAAACACAGCCTACGATTTTTGAAAATCTTCTCGTGAGTCAACGTACTTTGACTCTTGTATTCGTTCTCATTGCCATATTGGCAGGATATTTTGTTTCTACGATTGGTCAGGAATTCATTCAGGATGATCGGTCGGCAATCGCCACTTTGAAACTCATGGGATTCCCCCGTAGGGAAATATCATGGACGTATCTTGTCATGATCATAGGAATGACCAGCGTCGGTCTGGTCACAGGTATTTTTATTGGCTGGATCATTGCCTTGGCAACAAAACCATTGCTGCTCAATCTGTCCACGGCAGGGATACCGGCCTTATCCCAATACCTGCTTGATTTTACTATCAGCATTTCAGTGGTCGATGCGCTCATGGTCTTCATTGTATTCTTGGCGGTATCCGTACTGAGCGCGCTCTTGAGCATCCGTCGTGTCCAAGATATCATGCCTCTTGATTAG